TAGCTCTGGTTCTTTAATATCATACAGTCGCATTGAGGATTGATCTAACTCTGCCAAAATGTTTTCTAAAGTTATTTTAGCTTCTTTGATTTTTGAATCCATATGACCCTCCCATTTAAGTAAATTTTGCCTCTACAGAAGATGGCGATACGCTATTTATCTGAATCGCACTCTCTTAAATGAATGAGTGGCTACTTTTTGAAGAGATAAGCAGCCACCTTAAATTTTACTCGCTTTTTAAATGGCCTGCCCGACTATATTTTGTCTTGTTAAAGTGACCTCAGCGCGGCGATAGGCTCTGCAGGCATTTACTTTACATGCCCCGAAGGGTTCCCATATACTCTCGGTCATCGACTTTATAGGTGGCTTGAGGCAAGGATAGGGAATCCTCCCAAGGATGGATTCAAGCTGAATAGTTGTCTCAAGAATAGGGGCTTCCTTTTTGCTCATTTTTTGCCTCCAACTCAATAAGTTAAGCGATAGGGAAAACTAATTTTATTTTAATCCGATCCTCCAATCGATGGAACCTTTTTTTAGTGGATTTAAAAAAGTGCTCTCTCTAAAAGCTAGGGAAATGGCTTCCAAAGATGTAACTGCACCTTTATCTTGACGAATATTAAACATACACCTTATTTCATCCCTCAGCTTTGGCTAAATGCTTTGAAAGCTCATTAACTCCCCCTCTCGATGCAAAACTTTTCCTAGCCATTAAAAAAATGGCATGCTAATCAGTTAAAAGAACCTTCGAAACAAAGGAAGATCATGCCTCGGATAGAGAAATTCGATCTCCCCCTCTCGGATGAGCATTTCCAAAAACTTAAATTTTTAATAGATGTTAGAGACTGGGCATATTTTACTGAAAAACAACGAGAACCATGCTGGGCTTATATAGCTTTTGATGGTGAAAACCCTGTAGGGATTATTGTAGGGATTAATACCACTTTAGCCCTTTTTGCTGAATTGCACTCATTTTTTGTCCTTCCAAGCTATCGAGGGCAGAAATTAGGAAGCCAGTTGCTTCATCATGCAGAACAGAATTTAATGAGACAGGGTTGTAAATCTTGTTCGTTATTTTTTCGCTTTGACCCTTATAGGTATCAAGCGAATGAAAAGTTTTTATTAGCTAAAGGTTGGAATCAGAGCATTCATTCGGCCCAATTTTTTCTATTTCATTCTGCTCTTTTCGATCCACCTTGGTTAAAACATTCTGTAGAGCCTTTGGTAGAGCCATTTCGGAAAGTTTTTTGGAAAGATGTTCCGCATGCCGATTTATCTGCCTTGCGAGAACTCGAAGAGCAAGGAGCCTATCCTTCTTACGTTTCCCCTTTTAACCAAATAGAAAACATTGAGCCAATTAATAGCCTTGTCCTTTATTGGAAGCAAGAGATTGTGGGATGGCTTCTCACTCATCGCGTTGCCTCGGGGATGATTCGCTATCATGCATTTTTTATACAACCTCAATTTCAGCACCAAGGATTTTCTGTCAAACTTTTATGCGATTCGATCAGGCTGCAGATTCAATCCACTGTACCCTATGCCGTGGTGGAAATTAACACGCAAATCTCCGACCCCACATGGGTGCAGTTTGCCAAAAAAAGATTAGCTCCTTATGCTCAGGCTTTAGGGTTTATGAGGCAAAGCTGGAAAAGGCTTAAATAAAAAACTTTCCCTTTTGAAAACTCTTCTCTTTTAAATTTTGTAGAGTTGCTAAGATTTTTTTCTTTGCTTTTGACATGCCCCAATAAAGGGAGGAGACAAAATGCACCGGTATGTCCTTAAACTAGAAGGTGAAAGTCCTTTACAACTTCTAATAAAGAGAGCTGTTGGGGAAGGCCAGGGAACTTATTGCGAGAAAGTATCGGAAAAAAATGTATCCCCAATGCTGGCCTGACAAACGGGAAGGATAGATGGGGTAGAGGAGGCCCTTAGCAAGAGGATGCCTTGGCATCCACACCCCACAAGAGGTTACCTGTATTTCTTATATCCTCATTCAAGATGAGTTTGTAAATGGGGAAATGAGTGGATGGGCTAGCTGTGATTGGTTAACACTTTAGCGTTAGGTGTTTTATGGAGGTGAGAAGAAACCCCCTCGTTATAGTAGGTTTAGAATAACTAAATTCAATAGAGGAACACACTATCGCGTTATTTCTTCAGCTATCTCTAGGAAGTAAGAAAAAGCCCTAAAAAGCGAGGCGATCTATGAGCCTAAAAGAATACCGCTCTAAGCGGGATTTGGAAGAAAGCAAAGAACCCGTTGGGGGTCAAAAAGCGCAAGCTGGACCTTTGCATTTTTGCGTGCAGAAGCATGCAGCCCGCCGATTGCACTATGACTTCCGTTTAGAATATAAAGGCGTTCTTTTGAGCTGGGCCGTTCCAAAGGGACCCTCACTCAACCCTCGTGACAAGCGATTGGCAGTCCGAGTAGAGGATCATCCTCTCGACTACCAATATTTTGAAGGAACCATCCCAAAAGGCCATTATGGAGCAGGCACCGTCGAAATATGGGATCATGGGACTTTTGCCGTTCCGAATGGAAAAGCGCCTAAGAAAATCGAAAAGCACCTCGAAGAAGGATTAAGGAAAGGGCATTTTACTGTCATTTTGCAGGGGAATAAGTTAAAAGGCGAATTTTTTTTTCAAAAATTAAAGTCATCTAAGGATGATAAGAGTTGGCTATTAATTAAGAGAGAAGACGCTTATGCAGTTGGAAAAGCAGCCGTCGAAAACTCTGCTAAGCAAGCAGAGATGCCCGAATTTATTTCGCCCATGCTGGCTACCTTAACAGATCGCCCTTTTAATGGAGAGGATTGGCTTTTTGAAATTAAATGGGATGGCTATCGCGCTTTGGCCTTTGTGGATGAAAAAGGGGTCCAGCTAAAGTCACGCAATCGCCTCCTTTTAAATGAGAAGTTTCCTTCCATTGTAGATAATTTGAAAAAAATTCCTGCAAAAGTGATTTTAGATGGGGAGCTGGTTGTTTTAGATCATGAAGGCAGATCTGATTTTCAGCTGATGCAAAACTATCAAAAAAAGCGCAAAGGAGCTTTATATTACTACGTCTTTGACCTTTTATATGCAGATGGGCAAGATTTGCGTCATCTTCCTCTCATTGAACGCAAAAACATTTTGAAAAAAATCTTAAACAAAGCGCCTCTTTCTCTTATACGCTTCAGCGATCATGTGATTAACGAGGGAGAAGAATTTTACAAAGAAGCTTCCGAGAGGCAACTAGAAGGAATTATTGCTAAAAAAATCTCGAGCCCCTATCGATCGCAACGAAGCCAGGATTGGTTAAAAATTAAAACGGGACTAAGGCAAGAAGTGGTGGTGGGTGGCTTTACACAACCGCGAGGTTCCCGAAAAAAATTTGGAGCCCTTTTAGTGGGCGTCTACGATGATCAGGGAGCCTTACATTATGTAGGACATGTAGGTGGAGGATTTAGCCATAGTTTATTAGAGGAGGTTTACCAGCAATTATCCCCGTTAACTCAAACCAACTCTCCATTTAAAAATGCTCCTAAACCTAATATGCCTGTCACATGGGTCAAACCAGAATTAATCTGTGAAGTTTCATTTGCAGAATGGACCAAGGATAACATGATGCGCCAACCTATTTTTCGAGGTGTTAGAATAGATAAAGAACCTGAAGAAGTTAAAAAGGAAGTCTCCACACCAAAGGCAGAAAAAAAGGAGGGTATAAGGAAAATAAAAGATCTCGAGCTTACTCATTTGGATAAGCTTTATTGGCCCCAAGAAAATTACACGAAAGGAGACCTACTTGCTTATTATCATGAAGTGGCTCCTTATATATTGCCTTACCTTAGAAATCGCCCTATCACTTTGCACCGTTTCCCCGATGGAATTGAAGGAAAGGAATTTTATCAAAAGGATATAAGCTTTTCCCATCCAGCTTGGTTAAAAACATACCCTGTTAAGCATGATGGAAAAGTGGACCACTATTTGTTGATTCCCGATCTACGCTCTTTGCTTTACGCCGTTAATTTAGGAAGCATTGATTTGCATCCCTGTATGTCTCCTTGCCGAAACCTAGAGAAGCCTAGTTATTGTGTGATTGATTTAGACCCTGAGGAGATAGCTTTTGAAGAGGTGATTGAAGTTGCGGCTGCCACCCACCAATTTTTAGAGAAGGCCAAAATAAAAAATTACTGTAAGACATCGGGGGGGAAAGGATTACACATTTTTATTCCTTTACATTCCAAGTATGACTATGAGCAATCAAAGCAGTTTGCCTATATTATTTCCTTGTGCATTCATAAACAGTTCCCCTCTATTACTTCGTTGGAGAGAAGCCCACAAAATAGGCAAAAAAAAATTTACTTAGATTATTTGCAAAATAGCCCTTTGCAAACTATTGTCGCCCCTTATTCAGTGCGTCCGCGCCCAGGAGCATCGGTTTCTACTCCCTTGCTTTGGGAAGAGGTTAAAACGGGATTAGATCCAAAGGATTTTAACATGCAGACTATCTTAGAACGCCTGGGAAAAATGGGGGATATTTTTAAACCTATTTTTAGCAGCGGTGTGAATATGCAAACTGCCTTAAATCGTTTAAAAAAGCTGCTAGACTAATGGCGGCCAAACAAAGAATTTTGCTTTCTTCACTTACTAGGTTTGCGCATGAATTCTCTAATCCTTTCCCTTTAGCTGCCCTTATTAGCATGCCTGCTTTCTCGCCAATTGAGAAAATTTCTTATACTAGCTTCGGAATGATTTTTTCTGGATAAATATGTATTAGCCTGGGTATGATGAATCTGAATTTTAATTAATCCGTTTAGCAATCAATTATTTACGCTAAATAGCTGATTTGTGTTTGAGGAGAGATCCACGTGAAGAAAGCTTTTGTAGGCCTCGGTGGGAACATTGGAGATAGCTGCTCAATCCTAAGACAGGCTCTGAAGCATATTGAGCAACTTTCGGGTATTGTACACCTCAAAGTTTCCTCGTTTTATTTAACCACTCCCGTTGGTCCCGTTTTACAAAACCATTTTGTGAATGCTGTATGTTGCTTTGAAACGACCTATTCTGCGGAGGATTTGTTGGCCCATCTTCAAGGCATTGAAAAAGCGTTAGGAAAAGTGGAAAAACCAAAGAATGCTCCTCGCATCATTGATTTGGACCTGCTCTTTTTTGGCACTGAAGTGTATACTTCTTCTTGTCTTCAGGTTCCTCACCCAAGGTGGAGAGAGCGGTTGTTTGTTCTAGCCCCTTTAGCGGATTTAGTAGAGGAATTAGAGGTTCCTTTAAAAGATGGAAAGGGGATACGTGTGAATTTACGCCATCTTTTGCATGCATTTCCCAATATACACGAAGAAACCGTATCCTTACTGCAAGAAAAAATAGCGATTTAAGTGAGCAAAATGAAAAAAACTACACCCAAGTTAGCTGTCAAAGACTTTTATATTGGCCAAAAACATCTCGTCATTATGTCGGGCCCCTGCGTGATCGAAAGTGAAGCACATACCCTTAAGGCAGCGGAAGCGCTTCAAAAAATATTTATGCCTTTTAAAAATGTGCGGCTCATTTTTAAATCTAGCTATGATAAGGCAAATCGAACGTCTGTTCATTCCTTCCGAGGACCTGGATTAGAAGAAGGATTGCGCATTCTTCAAAAAGTAAGAGAGCAAACCGGATTGGCTGTGGTGACAGATGTTCATTCTCCCCAAGAAGCGGTGGCTGCAAGCCAAGTTTGCGAAATTATACAAATCCCGGCGTTTTTATGTAGGCAAACGGACTTAGTGGTGGCAGCGGGCAAGACAGGTGCCATTGTCAATATTAAAAAAGGGCAATTTATGGCTCCTTGGGATATGAAGAATGTGGTGGACAAGCTGCATTCCACAGGAAATCAAAAAGTCATTCTAACTGACAGGGGAGCCTCCTTTGGTTACAATAACCTTGTCAGCGATATGCGTGCCATTCCTATCATGCAGCAGATGGGAGTCCCTGTTTGCTTTGATGCAACCCATTCGGTTCAATTGCCAGGAGGACAAGGTCACGCCTCTGGTGGGCAAAGAGAATTTATTCCCGTCTTGGCCAAAGCCGCGGTAGCTGTAGGTGTGGATTGTTTATTTATTGAATCTCATCCTGATCCACAACAGGCTAAAAGTGATGCTGCGTCTGTTATGCATTTTAAAGATCTGCCTAAGCTGCTTAAATTGCTTGAACCTATGTATCAACTCGTGCGACAGGATTTGGATGAGTAAACGCCCTTTTTCTTTTTTAAAGGCTTCTTGGTTATTGTTTACTGCTTTCTTTATCACCTTTCTTTTATTAGCGGTTTATTTATTAAAACCAGATCCAAAAGCCGAAGTTTTTTATCATCATTTGACTGGCTCTCAGAAAAATTCCGAGAAAAATGGGTATAAGCTACAGCAACAACGAAAGGGGATGGTGAAAGAAATCCTTTTTAACGA
This genomic interval from Parachlamydia sp. AcF125 contains the following:
- a CDS encoding GNAT family N-acetyltransferase, translating into MPRIEKFDLPLSDEHFQKLKFLIDVRDWAYFTEKQREPCWAYIAFDGENPVGIIVGINTTLALFAELHSFFVLPSYRGQKLGSQLLHHAEQNLMRQGCKSCSLFFRFDPYRYQANEKFLLAKGWNQSIHSAQFFLFHSALFDPPWLKHSVEPLVEPFRKVFWKDVPHADLSALRELEEQGAYPSYVSPFNQIENIEPINSLVLYWKQEIVGWLLTHRVASGMIRYHAFFIQPQFQHQGFSVKLLCDSIRLQIQSTVPYAVVEINTQISDPTWVQFAKKRLAPYAQALGFMRQSWKRLK
- the ligD gene encoding DNA ligase D — its product is MSLKEYRSKRDLEESKEPVGGQKAQAGPLHFCVQKHAARRLHYDFRLEYKGVLLSWAVPKGPSLNPRDKRLAVRVEDHPLDYQYFEGTIPKGHYGAGTVEIWDHGTFAVPNGKAPKKIEKHLEEGLRKGHFTVILQGNKLKGEFFFQKLKSSKDDKSWLLIKREDAYAVGKAAVENSAKQAEMPEFISPMLATLTDRPFNGEDWLFEIKWDGYRALAFVDEKGVQLKSRNRLLLNEKFPSIVDNLKKIPAKVILDGELVVLDHEGRSDFQLMQNYQKKRKGALYYYVFDLLYADGQDLRHLPLIERKNILKKILNKAPLSLIRFSDHVINEGEEFYKEASERQLEGIIAKKISSPYRSQRSQDWLKIKTGLRQEVVVGGFTQPRGSRKKFGALLVGVYDDQGALHYVGHVGGGFSHSLLEEVYQQLSPLTQTNSPFKNAPKPNMPVTWVKPELICEVSFAEWTKDNMMRQPIFRGVRIDKEPEEVKKEVSTPKAEKKEGIRKIKDLELTHLDKLYWPQENYTKGDLLAYYHEVAPYILPYLRNRPITLHRFPDGIEGKEFYQKDISFSHPAWLKTYPVKHDGKVDHYLLIPDLRSLLYAVNLGSIDLHPCMSPCRNLEKPSYCVIDLDPEEIAFEEVIEVAAATHQFLEKAKIKNYCKTSGGKGLHIFIPLHSKYDYEQSKQFAYIISLCIHKQFPSITSLERSPQNRQKKIYLDYLQNSPLQTIVAPYSVRPRPGASVSTPLLWEEVKTGLDPKDFNMQTILERLGKMGDIFKPIFSSGVNMQTALNRLKKLLD
- the folK gene encoding 2-amino-4-hydroxy-6-hydroxymethyldihydropteridine diphosphokinase, with protein sequence MKKAFVGLGGNIGDSCSILRQALKHIEQLSGIVHLKVSSFYLTTPVGPVLQNHFVNAVCCFETTYSAEDLLAHLQGIEKALGKVEKPKNAPRIIDLDLLFFGTEVYTSSCLQVPHPRWRERLFVLAPLADLVEELEVPLKDGKGIRVNLRHLLHAFPNIHEETVSLLQEKIAI
- the kdsA gene encoding 3-deoxy-8-phosphooctulonate synthase is translated as MKKTTPKLAVKDFYIGQKHLVIMSGPCVIESEAHTLKAAEALQKIFMPFKNVRLIFKSSYDKANRTSVHSFRGPGLEEGLRILQKVREQTGLAVVTDVHSPQEAVAASQVCEIIQIPAFLCRQTDLVVAAGKTGAIVNIKKGQFMAPWDMKNVVDKLHSTGNQKVILTDRGASFGYNNLVSDMRAIPIMQQMGVPVCFDATHSVQLPGGQGHASGGQREFIPVLAKAAVAVGVDCLFIESHPDPQQAKSDAASVMHFKDLPKLLKLLEPMYQLVRQDLDE